The Nocardioides houyundeii genome includes the window CCAGCAGCAGGACCGGACGGTCCTTGCCCTGCCGCGGGTCGTCCTCGTAGGGCACCCAGCCCCACACGACCTCGCCCGGGTCGGGCTGCCCGTCCCTCTCCACGGCGTACTCGACGCGCGGCACCGCGCCCCGGCTCGGCCGCGGGTCAGCCCGTCGCGAGGAGAGCAGGTCGAGGGTGCGGCGCAGGAGGCTCATCTCGAGCACGCTACCCAACGCGCCGAGCACGTCCGGCGCCGGCAGGCGGCGCGAGCGCGCGGGCCGTGGAAGCCGATAGATGGTGATGCGCCGGACCGGGAGCGCCTCTCGGCACGTGGCCGCTCGTGGCGGCTATTTTTGGGACCCGGGGCTGCCGCAGCCCGACGCACCACCGTTGACCATTGTAGTTCGTGGTCCCGCGCGAGAAACAGGTACGGCGCTCCTGGCGGGGCGCGACCGGGCGCTCGGTAAGGTGAGGGGGCCCTGCACCGTGCGACGAGAGTGAGCTTCCCCCATGCCGACCCGCCGTCCGGCCCTGGCACTTGCTGCTGCCTTGACCTTCGCCCTGGTGGCGACCGGGTGCAGCGATCCTGAGGACGGGGCGGCGCCCAAGCCGGATCCCACCACCGCGGCCGCCAGCCCGACCGTGACCCCCTCGCCCACCGACCTCACGCTCGGGGTCTACGGGTCCCCCGAGGAGGCCGAGGCCTGGAAGGACGTGGTGGCGGAGTTCAACGAGTCGTCCGAGACCGGCGAGGTCACCCTGAAGGTGTGGAAGGACAAGGACACCGCGTTCCGCGCGGTACGCCGCGGCGAGGTGCCCGACGTCTTCATGTCCTCCCGCGAGGACCTCGACCACCTCCTCCAGGCCGACATCACCCGGCCGGTCAGCGAGCTGCTCGACGAGCGCGGCGTGGACTTCGGTGACCGGTTCTCCCGGGACGCCGTGCAGTCCTACGGCGTGGATGACGAGCTGCAGTGCATGGCCTACTCCGTCTCCCCGATGGTGCTCTACGTGAACACCAAGCTGGTGGACTTCGCCAAGATGGAGCGCCGCGGCCTGGACGTCCCCGCCCGCTGGGACCGCTGGTCCCTGGCGCAGTTCGCCACCGCGGCGGACTTCGCGGCCCGGCCCCGGCGCGGCACCGCGGGCTTCCACATCGACGCCACCATCGAGGGCCTCGCGCCGTTCATCACCTCCGGCGGCGGGTCGGTGTGGAACGACTCGTCCGAGCCCACCTCCCTGAGCTTCTCCGACGACGCCTCCCGCGCCGCGCTGGAGCAGTCCCTGGCAGTGCTGCGGGACGCCAGCCTGACCCTGACCGAGGAGCAGCTGGCCAGGCACACGCCGTTGGAGTGGTTCAAGCGCGGCAAGCTCGGCATGATCGCCGGCTACCGCGACCTGGTGCCCGAGCTGCGCGCGGTGCGTGGGCTCTGGTTCGACGTGGTCTCGATGCCGACCCTGGAGACCAGCAGCACCTCCGGTGACGTCACCGGCCTGTGCATGTCGGCCAAGACCGAGGACGCCGCCGCCGCCGCGGACCTGATCGCCTACCTGGTCGGCGACGGCCCGGTGGAGCAGGTCACCGCTGCCGGGTCGATGGTGCCGGCGAACCTGTCGGTGGCCGGCTCCGACGCCTTCCTGCAGCGCGGTCGTCAGCCGATCCACTCCCGCATCTTCAACATCGCGGTGCGCGGCATGGTGATCCCGCCGCTGGTCGAGTCCTGGGACGAGCTCGAGGACGCGGTCGCGCCGCAGCTCCAGGAGCTGCTGACCGCGCCCGGCGAGCTCGACCTGGACGCGGTGACGGAGCAGGTCGACGAGGCGTCGCGCACGGTGCTGGAGCGCGAGGACGCCGAGGAGACCGAGGCCCCGGCGGAGCAGTGACGGCGGGGGCCTACTCCGCGTCGGCGTCGGCCGGGTCTCCGAGCAGGCCGAGGTCGTCGGGCTCCTCCTCGACCGGCTGGTCGCCCACCAGCACGGCGTCCACCAGCGGCGGGGTGACCAGCTCGACCTGCCACGGGCGGGCGCCGTACGAGCGCAGCTGCTCGGCCAGCTGATCGGCCAGCTCCTGCTCGTCCCGGGTCGCGGGCGGGGCCCACATGGCGCGCCGCACGTAGTCGGGGGTGATGAGGTTCTCCACCGGCAGGTGGTTGGCCTCGGCGAGCGCCAGGGTCGCCGCGCGGGCCGCCTTGAAGCGCCGGTCCGCGGCGGGCTCCCGCTCGGCCCAGGTGCGCGGGTGGGGCGGTCCGTCGCCGCGCGGCGAGCGCTGCGGCAGCTGGTCCTCGGGCAGCTGGGCCGCCTCGGCCAGGGCAGCGGTCCAGCGAGAGGCGTACCGCTCGGCGCCGCGCCCGTGGAAGCCCCGGGTCGCCAGCAGGGCGCCGCGGTCGGTCGGCATCGCGGTGGCGGCGGCGATGATCGCGGCGTCGGGGATGATGCGGCCCGGCGTCACGTCACGCTGGCGCGCCAGGTCGTCCCGGGTCTCCCACAGGGCGCGGACCGCGGCCAGCTGGCGGCGGCCGCGCAGCCGCTGCATCCCGGAGGTACGGCGCCACGGCTCCACCCGGACCGCGGGCTGGAAGTCCAGCAGGTGGGTGAACTCCTGGCGCGCCCACTCGTCCTTGCCCTGCTCGACGAGCTCGGCGGCCATGTGGTCGCGCAGGTCGACGAGCACCTCGACGTCCAGGGCGGCGTACTCCAGCCAGGGGCGGGGGAGCGGGCGGGTGGACCAGTCGGCGGCGGAGTGCTCCTTGCGCATCCGCAGGCCCACGATCTCCTCGACCAGCGTCGCCAGGCCGACCCGGTGGTAGCCGAGCAGTCGACCCGCCAGCTCGGTGTCGAAGATCGACGTGGGCGTCAGGCCGACCTCGCGCAGGCAGGGCAGGTCCTGGGTGGCCGCGTGCAGGATCCACTCCTCGGTGCCCAGGGCCTCGGCGAGCTCCGGCAGGTCGGAGCCGAAGGGGATGGGGTCGATGAGCCAGGTCCCGGAGTCGCCGCGGCGCAGCTGGATCAGGTACGCCCGGCTGGAGTAGCGGTAGCCCGAGGCCCGCTCGGCGTCGATCGCCACCGGCCCGGTCGCCGCGGCGAGCGCCGCGCAGGCCTTGGCCAGTGCTGCGGGGGTGTCCACGATGTCGGGGATGCCGCCACTGAGGGTGAGCAGGGGGACGGGGGGCGCCGGCTCGGCGTCACCCTCCGGTGAGGCGCCGGTGGTCAGGGCCTCGTCGTCGGGGGTTGAGGTCATCAGACGCCGACGCCTCGCTGCCCTCGTCGGCTGGGGATCGCGGTCACGCCCGGGGGCAGCGGCGGCAGTCCGGCCGCGGTGCAGAGCAGCTCGCCCCAGGCCTCGACGTGCGGGGTGATGTCCAGCGTGCCCTCGCTGTCGGCGGCCACCGGGGTCCACGAGGCGCGGATCTCGATCTGGGCCGTGCCCTCGTCGTCCGACATCTGGCCGAAGCTCTCCGAGGCGACCCGGGTGACGGTGCCGGAGGCAGCGGTGAAGGCGGCGCCGTGGGCGCCCAGCGCCTCGGTCAGCCAGCTCCAGCCGACCTCGCCGAGCAGCGGGTCGGTGATCAGCTCGGGGTCGATCTCCGCGCGGGCGTAGGCCACGCAGCGGAAGGTGCCGTCCCAGGCGTCGTTGCCGGCGGGGTCGTGGAGCAGGATGATCCGTCCGGTGCCGAGCTCCAGGTCGTCGACGGTGACGTCGGCGGTCAGGGCGCTGGAGTGCGGGGCGATGCGCTGCGGCGCCGGCATCTCCTCGCAGAAGATCTCCGGACGCAGGACGGCTGCGGCCATCGCCCGAACGGCCTCGCGGAACTCCGCGGGCACTTCCTCCGCACCCCGTTCGGGATACGTCTCAGAGTGGACGACCATGGACGCAGCCTACGTCGGAAGGCGCAATCCGCGATGTGCCAACACGCCGCCTGACCTGCGATGATCGCCGGGTGAGTCCTTCGCCAGCCGCCGCGGACAGCGCCTTCCTCAAGGCCGCACGCGGAGAGCCCGTCCCGCACACCCCCGTCTGGTTCATGCGTCAGGCCGGTCGTTCCCTGCCCGAGTACCTCAAGGTGCGCGAGGGCGTGGGCATGCTGGAGTCGTGCATGGACCCCGACCTGGTCGTCGAGATCACCATGCAGCCCGTCCGCCGGTACGGCGTGGACGCCGCCATCTTCTTCTCCGACATCGTGCTGCCGCTCAAGGCCGTCGGTGTCGACCTCGACATCGTCCCGGGCGTCGGCCCCGTGGTCGCCTCGCCGGTCCGCACCCTGCAGGACGTGGCGGCCATCCCCGACCTCACCCCCGACCACGTCGGCTTCATCACCGAAGCGGTCCGGGGCCTGGTCGGCGAGCTCGGCGCCACCCCGCTGATCGGCTTCGCGGGCGCCCCGTTCACCGTCGCGTCGTACCTGGTCGAGGGCGGCCCGTCGAAGGAGCACGCCAAGACCAAGGCCATGATGTTCGGCGCCCCCGAGGTCTGGGACGCGCTGATGCGCAAGATCGCCGGCATCGCCAGTGCCTACCTGCAGGTGCAGGTGGAGGCGGGCGCCTCCGCGGTGCAGCTGTTCGACTCCTGGGCGGGCGCCCTGACCCCGGCCGACTACGCCGAGCACGTGATGCCGCACTCCGCGCGCGTGCTCGCCGACGCCGGGGCGCTCGGCGTGCCCCGCATCCACTTCGGCGTGGGCACCACCAACCTGCTGGGACTGATGGGGGAGGCCGGTGCCGACGTGGTGGGCATCGACTGGCGCACCCCGCTCGAGCGGGGCATCGAGCTCGTCGGGGACCACGCGGTGCAGGGCAACCTGGACCCGACGCTGGTCTTCGCCCCGACCGAGGTGATGACGGCCCGCGCCGCGCAGGTCATCGAGGCGGGCCGGGCGGCCAGGGGGCACATCTTCAACCTGGGGCACGGGGTCATCCCCTCGACCGACCCCGACCAGCTGGCGCGCCTGACCGAGTTCGTCCAGGGCTACCCGCTCAGCTGAGCGGCTGCGCCGGCGGCTCGGCCGCGCTTCGTCCGCTGCGCGGGCCGCGGCGCGCCACCCACCACAGCGGCAGTCCGAGCGCCAGCGCGACGACGGCCCAGGGCAGCAGCAGCCCGGCCAGGGTGGCCAGCGCCACGGCCGCCGCGCTCAGGCCGTCCCAGCCCGACGCCAGGCCGCTGAGGAAGCCCGACTCCTCGGTCTCGGGTTTGGCGCCGGCCGCCGTCCGCTCCACGTGCACGGTGATGGTGGACATCGAGGTCTGGTCCGCCAGCCAGGCCCGCTGCTGCTTGAGCGAGTCGAGGTCGGACTGGCGCCGGGTCAGCTCGGACTCGATCGAGACGATGTCGGCGATCCGGTCGGCGCGGTCCAGGAGCACCTCGATCCGCCGCAGGCTCCGTTCCTGGGCCCGGATCCGGGCCTCGTTGTCGATGACCTGGGTGGTCACGTCCTCGGTGTCCCGCTCGGTGGAGTCGAGCTCGCCGATCTCCTCGAGCCGGGTGATCGCGTCGGCGAACCTGGCGGTCGGCACCCGGAGCACCAGCCGGGTCCAGACGAGATCGCCGTCGCTGGAGTCGGCCTCCTCGTCGGCCACCTCGCCGCGCAGCGCGTCCGCGACCTGCTGGACGTCGTTGCGCGCGGCGCGCACGTCATCGCTGTGCAGGGCGACGGTGGCGGTGGCGATCACGGCGCGCTCGGCGACCGTCGTACGGGCGGGGGCGGCAGCGGCGCGGGCGCCGGGCCCGGCGTCGGCGTCCGCCGCAGAGGTGCCCGCGCCGGCGTCGACTTCCTGGGCAGCCGAGTCGGCGGTCGAGTGGACGGCGTCCTGGTCGCTGGACGAGCACCCGCCCAGCGCAGCGAGGGAGGCCAGGAGCGCAAGTGCGGCGGCGGTGCGGATTCGTCGGGTCATGGCCCTACGACGCCGGCCGTCCCGGGTCGGTTCCGCCGGCCTCAGCCGGGTGGCCCGGTCACCGCACGGGCGCGTGTGGTCAGGGCGTCGCGCAGGTGCCGTACGTGCGGCGCGATCCGAGGCGTCCGGCGCATCCGCAGCGCCAGGGAGACGGTGGTGTCCAGGCCGGTGACGGGACGCTGGACGATGACGCCGGCCCGCTCCAGCGGGTCGCCCGCCACGCTGAAGGCAGGGAGCACGGTGAGGCCGGCGCCGTCGGCGACCATGGCCTTGCCGAGCTCGGCGCCGTCGGTGCTGGTCAGGACCCGGGGCCAGGTGTCACCGAAGAGGCGGACCGCCAGCCGGTGCATCAGGTAGCCCTCGCGCATCGCGACGAACGGCTCGGCCCGCAGGTCGGCCACGTCCACGCTCGCCCGGCCGGCCAGCGGGTGGTCGTGCGGCAGCACCGCGACCGTCGGCCCCGCCAGCAGCGGTACGTCGTACAGCCCGGCGGGCGGGTCGTCACCCTCGAGCACGTTGACCAGTCCCAGGTCCAGGCTGCCGTCCAGCAGGCCGGCGTCGATGGGGTCCTGACGGGTGTTGACCACCTCGACGCGGGTGTCGGGATGCTCGGCGGACAGGTCCCGCAGCGCGGGGGTGAGCAGGGTCGAGGTGGCGGTGCCGACCGTGCCGAGGCGGAGCACCCGGTTGGCCTGGGTGCGGTCCCCGGCGGCCTCGCGCAGTCGCGCCACGGACTCCAGCACCGCCTCGAGGTGGGGGAGGAGCTCCAAGCCCTCCCGGGAGATCCGGGCGCCGGAGCGCCGGCGGTCGAGCAGCACCACCCCGAGCTCGGACTCGAGCCGGGTGATGGCCTCCGACAGTGCGGGCTGGGAGAGGTGGACGCTCTCGCTGGCGCGCCGCAGCGACCCGTGGCGGGTGACGGCCACGACGTACTCGAGCTGCTCGACACGCATGGCGGGAATCTACACTGACTTGGCTTAGTTAATAGGGTTTCCCTGTCACCCGCTCGGCAGAACCGTGGTCCGGACCCCCGCTCCGGCCTTGGCGCCGACACGGTCAGCGCGTAATGTCCAGCAAACTAATAGACTTACTTTCCACCGCTGGGCGCTACGCCCCGAGGGCGTCCTGCCCCAACCACGACTCAGCTCTAGAGAAGACGAGGAAGCTCATGTCGTTGAAGTTCCACTGGTTCCTGCCCACCAACGGTGGCGACGGTCGGCAGGTCGTCGGCGGCGGTCACGGCGTCGACGCCCAGGGCTCCCAGCGCCCCGCCTCGGTGCCCTACCTGGGCCAGATCGCCCGGAGCGCGGAGCAGCTCGGCTTCGAGGCGGCGCTCACCCCGACCGGCGCGTGGTGCGAGGACGCCTGGGTCTCCACCGCGATGCTCAGCACCCTCTCGGAGCGGCTGAAGTTCCTGGTCGCCTTCCGCCCCGGCCTGGTGGCGCCGTTCCTGGGCGCCCAGATGGCCGGGACCTTCCAGAACCTCTCCGGGGGACGGCTGGCGCTCAACGTCGTCGTCGGCGGCGAGGACCACGAGCAGCGGATGTTCGGCGACTTCTCCACCAAGGAGGAGCGCTACGAGTCCGCCGGGGAGTTCCTGCACATCGTCAGGGCCCTTTGGAGCGGCGAGAAGGTCACCTTCCACGGCCGTCACCACTCGGTGGAGGACGCGGTGCTCGCCCAGATTCCCGACCCCATCCCCGAGATCTACTTCGGTGGCTCCTCGCCGGCGGCCGGCGTGGTCGCTGCCAAGTACTGCGACGTCTACCTGACCTGGGGCGAGCCGCCGGCCGCGGTGGCGAAGAAGGTCGCCTGGATCCGCGAGCTGGCCGAGAAGGAGGGCCGCGAGGTCCGCTTCGGCGTCCGCCTGCACACCATCGCCCGCGACACCCGCGAGGAGGCCTGGGCCGAGGCCGACCGTCTGCTGGACGGCATCAGCGAGGAGCAGATCGCCAAGGTGCAGGCCGGTCTGGCCCGCAGCGGGTCCGAGGGGCAGCGCCGGATGCTGGAGCTCAACAAGGGCAGCAAGGACGGCCTGGAGATCCACCCCGGGCTGTGGGCCGGGGTCGGCCTGGTCCGCGGCGGCGCCGGCACCGCCCTGGTGGGCAGCCACTCCGAGGTGGCCGACCTGGTCGAGGAGTACGCCGCGGTGGGCATCGAGGAGTTCGTGCTCTCGGCGTACCCCCACCTGGAGGGCGCCTACTGGTTCGGTGAGGGCGTGCTGCCCGAGCTGGCTCGTCGCGGGCTGTGGCAGCACCCGGCCCCGGTCGTCGACCGGGCCTCGGTGCCCTTCGGGGCGGCGGCCTCGTGAGCGCCCCTGCCGGGACCTCTGCCGAGCGCCCTGTCGAGACCGGCGCGGCGTTCGCCCTCGACCCGCGTGCGCTGCGGGACGTCTTCGGGGCCTTCCCGTCCGGGGTGGTCGCGGTCGCCGGCCGCGTGGGCGGCCAGCTGATCGGGCTGGCGGCCAGCTCGTTCACCTCCGTCAGCCTCGACCCGCCGCTGGTCTCCTTCTCGGTGGCGCGGACCAGCAACACCTGGCCCGCCCTGCGTGAGGCGGGACAGCTGGGGATCAGCGTGCTGGCCGACCACCACGACGTGCTGTGCCGCCAGCTCGCCGGGCCGGCGGACCGGCGGTTCGACGACCTCGCGCTGCGCACCAGCCCGGGCGGAGCGGTGCTGCTGGAGGAGGCGGTGGCCACGCTGACCTGCTCGCTGCACGCCGAGATCGAGGCCGGGGACCACACGATCGTGCTGCTGGCGGTGCACGAGGTGCGTGCCGAGCCCGAGCGGGCCCCGCTGGTCTTCCACCGCAGCGGCTTCAAGCGGCTGCACCGCGACGACCTGGACCCCAGCAGCCTCGACGGCCGGATCAACGGCGAGCCGGTGCGGTCCGAGGACGACGGCGACCTGCCCACCGAGCGCGCGGCGGTCGCGGTCTGACAGATTGGGACCATGGAGACACAGGAGCCTCTGGACGTGGTGGTGGTCGGGGCCGGCGTGGCCGGCCTGGCCGCCGCGCACCGCCTCGCCGCGACCGGACGACGCGTCCTGGTCCTGGAGGGCTCGCCGGAGGTGGGAGGCAAGCTGCGCCGAGCGTCGGTCGCCGGTGTCAGGGTCGACGTCGGCGCGGAGGCGATGCTCAACCGGCGCCCCGAAGGGGTGGACCTGGCCCGGGTGGTCGGGCTGCCGATCGAGCACCCCACCACCGCCTCGTCCCGGATCTGGACCCGCGGCGCCCTGCGTCCCCTGCCGCGCTCGCTGATGGGGGTGCCGCTGGACCTCGCGGCGCTCGAGGCGTCCGGGGTGCTCTCGCCCGCCGGCCTGCTCCGGGCCCGGCAGGAGCCCGAGGTGCCCCCGCTCCAGCTCCTCGAGGAGGACATCTCCGTCGGCGACCTGGTCGCCGAGCGCTTCGGCGACGAGGTCGTGGACCGGCTGGTGGAGCCCCTGCTCGGCGGCGTGTACGCCGGCAACGCCCGCCGCATCTCGGCCCGCGCGTCGGTGCCGCAGCTGGTCGCCCTCGCCCAGCGCGGGTCGGTGCTGGAGCAGGCCCCTGCCGTCCCCACCACCTACGACCTTCCCGTCTTCGCCGGCATCCCCGGCGGCATGGGCCAGCTGCCCGAGGCCCTGGCCCGCAACCTGGACGTGCGCACCGGCGCCACCGTGCGGGAGCTGCACCGCCACCCCGACGGGTTCGCGCTCACCGTGGGGCCCACCACCGCCCCGGAGCAGATCGTGGCCACCGCGGTGCTGCTGGCCACCCCCGCGGCCGCCACCTCGCGGCTGCTCGCCGAGGTCGCCCCCGGAGCCTCGATCGAGCTGGCGCCCATCGAGTACGCCTCGATGGCCGTGGTCACCTTCGCCTTCCGGCTGGCCGACGTCGCCGTGCTCGAGGCCAGCGGGTCCTCGGGGTTCCTGGTGCCGCCGGTCGACGGCCGCCGGATCAAGGCCTCCACCTTCTCCTTCGCCAAGTGGGGCTGGGTGCGTGCCGCCGGCGCCGAGCAGGACGTGGTCCACCTGCGGACCTCGCTGGGCCGCCACGGCGAGGAGACCGCGCTGCAGGCCAGTGACGAGGAGCTGGTGTCGTGGTCGCTCGCCGACCTCGCCGAGGCCACCGGCTGCACCGCGGTCCCGGTCGACGTGCACGTGCAGCGCTGGGGCGGGGGACTGCCGCAGTACGCCCCAGGACACCTGGGGCGGGTGGCGCGGGTCCGGGCAGCGCTGCCGCCGGACCTCGCGGTGGCCGGTGCGGCGTACGACGGGGTGGGCATCCCGGCGGTCATCGGCTCCGCGCTCCGGGCCGTCGATGCGCTGCCGGCGGCGCAGCCCTAGTCGGGTGCTGGTGTGCTCGGTCACACGGGCACAATGGGGCGCATGAGCGACGCCACCGAGACCACCCCCACGAACGCCTCCCGGATCAAGGACCTCAACGACTCGATCCGCTACACGATGTGGTCGGTGTTCAAGCTGCGCGACCTGATCGGCGACGCCGACCGCGCCGCCGAGGCGGCCGAGGTCGAGGAGCTCTTCGCCAAGCTCGCCGCCGACGACGTGGTGATCCGCGGCACCTACGACGTCAGCGGGCTGCGCGCCGACGCCGACGTCATGATTTGGTGGCACGCCGAGGACAGCCAGCAGCTGCAGGCGGCCTACAACGCGTTCCGCCGTACGGTGTTCGGCCGCCGCCTGGAGCCGGTCTGGTCGCAGATGGCGCTGCACCGGCCGGCGGAGTTCAACAAGTCCCACATCCCGGCGTTCCTGGCCGACGAGACCCCCCGGGCGCACGTGTGCGTCTACCCGTTCGTCCGGTCCTACGAGTGGTACCTGCTGGAGGACTCGGAGCGCCGCACCATGCTCGCCGACCACGGCAAGATGGCGCGCGACTTCGTCGACGTGCGCGCCAACACCGTGGCCAGCTTCGCGCTCGGCGACTACGAGTGGATGCTCGCCTTCGAGGCCGACGAGCTCTACCGGATCGTGGACCTGATGCGGCACCTGCGCGGCTCCGAGGCGCGCCGCCACGTGCGCGAGGAGGTCCCGTTCTACACCGGCTCCCGGGCCAGCGTCGCCGAGCTCCTCGACCGCCTGCCCTGAACCCTGGCTGAAGCGGGAACCACCGCCCGGCGGCACGCGTCGAACAGGGCATGAGGACCCTGAGGCTCGTCGCGGCCCTGCTGAGCCCTGCGCTGCTGCTGGCCTGCGGCACCGGCACCGGCACCGGGGACGGGGACGGGGACGGCGCCGCGAGTGATCCGGGTCCCGCCACGTCTGCGCCGTCGAGCCCCGTGCCGGCCGCCACCGGCCGCGTCAGCACGCCGCAGCTGGCGCTGGTGATGGACACCGGCCGACCCGAGCTCTGCCTGGGGCCGGTGGCGCAGTCCTGGCCGCCGCAGTGCCGCGGTCTGCCGCTGGCGGGCTGGCGGTGGTCGAAGCATCCCGAGCACGAGGAGCAGGACGGCGCCCGGTGGGGCAGCTTCGCGGTCACCGGGACCTGGGACGGGGAGAGGTTCACCGTCCAGGAGGCGGTCCCCGCCGCCCGGTACGACGTACCTGGCGCGGAGCCGACCGCCACCTCGACCCCCGGCTCCACGGTGCGGCCCTCGTTGTCCCCGGACGAGCTCGCGGTGGTCGCCGAGGAGTCGGCGCTGCTGCCCGGCTGGCGCTCCGCCGCAGTGGTCGACTCACAGGTCCTGGTCGACGTGGTCTACGACGACGGCTCGCTCCAGGAGTGGGCCGATCAGCGCTGGGGTCGGGGTGTCGTGGTCCTCCTGCCCCTGCTGAGCGGCGATCGTGCGCCATGATCGGGTCCATGACGCGATCGCAGCTGCGAAGCACCGCGGCGCTGGGCCTGGCCGGCCTGGTCCTGGGGCTGGCAGCGTGCGGCACCAGCGACGGGGCCGGGGGCGGCGCGCCGCCGCCGAGCGGCTCGACGGCGATGCCGGAGTCGGTCCCGGCCGCCGAGGGAGTCGTCACCACCGACGGGCTGGTCACCGTGCTGGACGAGGGACGGGCCGAGGGCGGGCCGCGGCTGTGCCTGGGGCCGGTCGCCCGGTCGCTCCCTCCGCAGTGCGAGGGCGTCGCGCTGGCGGGCTGGAGCTGGTCCGAGCACTCCGAGCACCAGCGGCGCGCCGGGGTGCGCTGGGGCGACTTCGCGCTGACCGGGACCTTCGACGGGTCCACCTTCACCGTCACCGAGGCGGTCCCCGCCGCGGTGTACGACGAGCCGCCGGGCGAGGAGACCGACCTCGAGACGCCGTGCCCGGAGCCCGCGGACGGCTGGAAGGTCGTCGACGCCGCGAAGGTGAGCAGCGCCGCGCTGGACGAGACGCTGCGGGTCGCCGGACAGCTGCCCGGGTACGCCGACTCCTGGCTGGACCCGGCGCCGGCCGCGGAGGCCGAC containing:
- a CDS encoding ABC transporter substrate-binding protein; the protein is MPTRRPALALAAALTFALVATGCSDPEDGAAPKPDPTTAAASPTVTPSPTDLTLGVYGSPEEAEAWKDVVAEFNESSETGEVTLKVWKDKDTAFRAVRRGEVPDVFMSSREDLDHLLQADITRPVSELLDERGVDFGDRFSRDAVQSYGVDDELQCMAYSVSPMVLYVNTKLVDFAKMERRGLDVPARWDRWSLAQFATAADFAARPRRGTAGFHIDATIEGLAPFITSGGGSVWNDSSEPTSLSFSDDASRAALEQSLAVLRDASLTLTEEQLARHTPLEWFKRGKLGMIAGYRDLVPELRAVRGLWFDVVSMPTLETSSTSGDVTGLCMSAKTEDAAAAADLIAYLVGDGPVEQVTAAGSMVPANLSVAGSDAFLQRGRQPIHSRIFNIAVRGMVIPPLVESWDELEDAVAPQLQELLTAPGELDLDAVTEQVDEASRTVLEREDAEETEAPAEQ
- a CDS encoding HRDC domain-containing protein; this encodes MTSTPDDEALTTGASPEGDAEPAPPVPLLTLSGGIPDIVDTPAALAKACAALAAATGPVAIDAERASGYRYSSRAYLIQLRRGDSGTWLIDPIPFGSDLPELAEALGTEEWILHAATQDLPCLREVGLTPTSIFDTELAGRLLGYHRVGLATLVEEIVGLRMRKEHSAADWSTRPLPRPWLEYAALDVEVLVDLRDHMAAELVEQGKDEWARQEFTHLLDFQPAVRVEPWRRTSGMQRLRGRRQLAAVRALWETRDDLARQRDVTPGRIIPDAAIIAAATAMPTDRGALLATRGFHGRGAERYASRWTAALAEAAQLPEDQLPQRSPRGDGPPHPRTWAEREPAADRRFKAARAATLALAEANHLPVENLITPDYVRRAMWAPPATRDEQELADQLAEQLRSYGARPWQVELVTPPLVDAVLVGDQPVEEEPDDLGLLGDPADADAE
- a CDS encoding DUF3000 domain-containing protein, which translates into the protein MVVHSETYPERGAEEVPAEFREAVRAMAAAVLRPEIFCEEMPAPQRIAPHSSALTADVTVDDLELGTGRIILLHDPAGNDAWDGTFRCVAYARAEIDPELITDPLLGEVGWSWLTEALGAHGAAFTAASGTVTRVASESFGQMSDDEGTAQIEIRASWTPVAADSEGTLDITPHVEAWGELLCTAAGLPPLPPGVTAIPSRRGQRGVGV
- the hemE gene encoding uroporphyrinogen decarboxylase; its protein translation is MSPSPAAADSAFLKAARGEPVPHTPVWFMRQAGRSLPEYLKVREGVGMLESCMDPDLVVEITMQPVRRYGVDAAIFFSDIVLPLKAVGVDLDIVPGVGPVVASPVRTLQDVAAIPDLTPDHVGFITEAVRGLVGELGATPLIGFAGAPFTVASYLVEGGPSKEHAKTKAMMFGAPEVWDALMRKIAGIASAYLQVQVEAGASAVQLFDSWAGALTPADYAEHVMPHSARVLADAGALGVPRIHFGVGTTNLLGLMGEAGADVVGIDWRTPLERGIELVGDHAVQGNLDPTLVFAPTEVMTARAAQVIEAGRAARGHIFNLGHGVIPSTDPDQLARLTEFVQGYPLS
- a CDS encoding DUF4349 domain-containing protein — encoded protein: MTRRIRTAAALALLASLAALGGCSSSDQDAVHSTADSAAQEVDAGAGTSAADADAGPGARAAAAPARTTVAERAVIATATVALHSDDVRAARNDVQQVADALRGEVADEEADSSDGDLVWTRLVLRVPTARFADAITRLEEIGELDSTERDTEDVTTQVIDNEARIRAQERSLRRIEVLLDRADRIADIVSIESELTRRQSDLDSLKQQRAWLADQTSMSTITVHVERTAAGAKPETEESGFLSGLASGWDGLSAAAVALATLAGLLLPWAVVALALGLPLWWVARRGPRSGRSAAEPPAQPLS
- a CDS encoding LysR family transcriptional regulator, whose amino-acid sequence is MRVEQLEYVVAVTRHGSLRRASESVHLSQPALSEAITRLESELGVVLLDRRRSGARISREGLELLPHLEAVLESVARLREAAGDRTQANRVLRLGTVGTATSTLLTPALRDLSAEHPDTRVEVVNTRQDPIDAGLLDGSLDLGLVNVLEGDDPPAGLYDVPLLAGPTVAVLPHDHPLAGRASVDVADLRAEPFVAMREGYLMHRLAVRLFGDTWPRVLTSTDGAELGKAMVADGAGLTVLPAFSVAGDPLERAGVIVQRPVTGLDTTVSLALRMRRTPRIAPHVRHLRDALTTRARAVTGPPG
- a CDS encoding LLM class flavin-dependent oxidoreductase; protein product: MSLKFHWFLPTNGGDGRQVVGGGHGVDAQGSQRPASVPYLGQIARSAEQLGFEAALTPTGAWCEDAWVSTAMLSTLSERLKFLVAFRPGLVAPFLGAQMAGTFQNLSGGRLALNVVVGGEDHEQRMFGDFSTKEERYESAGEFLHIVRALWSGEKVTFHGRHHSVEDAVLAQIPDPIPEIYFGGSSPAAGVVAAKYCDVYLTWGEPPAAVAKKVAWIRELAEKEGREVRFGVRLHTIARDTREEAWAEADRLLDGISEEQIAKVQAGLARSGSEGQRRMLELNKGSKDGLEIHPGLWAGVGLVRGGAGTALVGSHSEVADLVEEYAAVGIEEFVLSAYPHLEGAYWFGEGVLPELARRGLWQHPAPVVDRASVPFGAAAS
- a CDS encoding flavin reductase family protein translates to MSAPAGTSAERPVETGAAFALDPRALRDVFGAFPSGVVAVAGRVGGQLIGLAASSFTSVSLDPPLVSFSVARTSNTWPALREAGQLGISVLADHHDVLCRQLAGPADRRFDDLALRTSPGGAVLLEEAVATLTCSLHAEIEAGDHTIVLLAVHEVRAEPERAPLVFHRSGFKRLHRDDLDPSSLDGRINGEPVRSEDDGDLPTERAAVAV
- the hemG gene encoding protoporphyrinogen oxidase, with the translated sequence METQEPLDVVVVGAGVAGLAAAHRLAATGRRVLVLEGSPEVGGKLRRASVAGVRVDVGAEAMLNRRPEGVDLARVVGLPIEHPTTASSRIWTRGALRPLPRSLMGVPLDLAALEASGVLSPAGLLRARQEPEVPPLQLLEEDISVGDLVAERFGDEVVDRLVEPLLGGVYAGNARRISARASVPQLVALAQRGSVLEQAPAVPTTYDLPVFAGIPGGMGQLPEALARNLDVRTGATVRELHRHPDGFALTVGPTTAPEQIVATAVLLATPAAATSRLLAEVAPGASIELAPIEYASMAVVTFAFRLADVAVLEASGSSGFLVPPVDGRRIKASTFSFAKWGWVRAAGAEQDVVHLRTSLGRHGEETALQASDEELVSWSLADLAEATGCTAVPVDVHVQRWGGGLPQYAPGHLGRVARVRAALPPDLAVAGAAYDGVGIPAVIGSALRAVDALPAAQP